CCGACCTGGGGCTGACGCAGCCAGTAGAGCAGCCGGAGCACCTCGTCGTACTGGTGCTTCTCCAACCCGAAGAGCTCGCGACCGACGTGGGCCTTGTAGTCGGCGGCCCGCTCGAAGACGTGTCCCTCGGCCCCGAGGGCCTCGGTCAGGCGGGGCCGTGACAGGGGTCCCCCTTCGTCCTCCAGAGACAGGTCCGTGCCCACGCGGCGGGAGGTGGTGAAGTGCCAAGCCGTGGCCGAACGGGCACTCACCGAGGCGCGGATGCCTACCCCGCACGTGAAGGCCTCTTCCCTCCCTTCGTCGCTCTCGCGGACGAACTCGACCCAGACGTAGCCCACCCGGTTGCCCGAGTCCAGGCCATCGGTCATCAACCACAGCAGGCTCGTGTGGTGCTTGGCCGAGGCGGTGATCCGGGCCTTGTCGCCGTCCAGGGCGAACGGGAGCAGCATCTCCAGGGTCTTGGACTTGCCTGCCCCGTTGGCGCCGCGCAGGAGCAACCGGCCGTCGGCGAAGGTGAAGACCTGCTCGTCGTACTGCCAGACGTTGAGCACACCCGCGCGGTGCAGGCGGAAGCGCTGCGCCGATCGCTGAGTCCGCTGTGCGTCCGCCCTCGTCGCGGTGCTGGTCATGTGTCCTCCTCGAACAGCGACCCCTCGCCGGAGGGTCCGCGACTGCTGATGAACTCCGGTCGGGGTGCGTAGCGGGCCGCCGCGGCGTGCAGCAGGAGTGCGCCCTCGGCGCGACGCACCAGACCGACGGCAACGAGCACGTCGAGGGCCTGGGCGTAGGCGTCGTCGGGGTTGTCGCGGTGGTCCTTGCGCAGGCCCGGACGCCAGGCGCGAAGGACGCGGTCGGCCAGCTGGCGGGCGGTGGACTCGGCCAGTCGTACCCAGGCCGTCGCCTGCCTCGTGTCGGCGCGGTCGGTCCCGTCGAGCGTGTCCCGCTCGGAGCGCACGTGGTCGACGAGCTCGGCAAGCAGCAGCAGGGCGATGTGCTTGGCAGAGCCGCTCCCGGGGAAGGTGACGTCGGTCAGGGCACCTGCCGGGTCCACCGCTACGGCGCCCTCGGCGCGCAGCTCCAGCTCCAGGTCGGTGGTGCGCCGGAACCACTCCCGCTCCCGCTCGCGGTTGCGGCTCCACCAGCCCAGCTGCTCCTCGGTGAGGTCGTCGATCGACATCACCGGCTGCTCGGTCAGGCGCCGGCGGACGGCCACCCGAGCCCCTCCGGCGGCCGAGGGCGCGGAGGTCACCGACAGCACGTCCTCGGGTGATTCGCACGCGCCCAGAGGCGCGGCGACGAGGACCGCGAGCCGGTCGCGGTGCACGTCCAGCAGGGACTCGGTGTGCCGCTCGGCCCAGTGCTCCAGATCGCCGTCGCGCTCGCTGAGCACACCGAGGTGCACGAGGGCCATGAGCGCGGCGTGCAGCGCGCGCCGCTCGTGGATGTTGTCGAGGTCGACGTCGATGTCGGCGTCCACGGCGCTGGAGCGCACGGACGCAACGAGCTCGTCGACCATCACCTGACGTCGGCTTTGGGTCAGGGCCGCGAGCACGAGGCTGAGCATCAGGTAGCGGCGTGGGGTGAAGGGACGACCGTCGCGGCGGGTCAAACCACGCGTGCCGTCGTGCTCGAGGCCGGTCTTGTACAACCGCGCCAGACCCGGCTCTACGAGGAGGCGGTAGCCCAAGCCGTCGGCGAAGAGGGACGCGAGCTCGCCCTGGTAGCGGCGCACGAGCGCGAGCTCGTCGGGGTGCCGGTCGGCGTGCAGCATGGGAGTGTGCAGGAGGGCGCGCACGGCTCGGCGCACGTCTGCCTCGCGAAGGGGGTCAGCCACCCGCTCCGGTCCACGTGCCGTGGTCATGAGGTCGCGGCCCGAGTGGTGGTCTGGGGCTCGGTCGTCACCGCCGTCTCCTCAGGGCCGGCCGACTCGGTCGTCGCCTCGAGGTGGATGTACAGGTCCTGCAGGGTCAGGGTGCCGCCGGGGCTGCGCAGTCGCACGCTGGATCCGGGCGCGTGGCGGACCTCGATCGCCAGGGTCAGGTCGTCGATGCGCAGGGTGTTGTGGGCCGTGGTGTCCCCGCCCAGCGGGCGGCCGTGTCGGGCGAGTGCGCTGGTGTAGAGGTCGAGGAAGGCGCGCCGGGCGTCGTCGCCGAGTCGCGCATCGCGGACGGGACCGGAGATCGTCGCGAGCTCGCGGGCGGCGGCCAGTCGTCGATGGCGCTCCTGCTCCCGCTCGGCCAGACGAGCTCGCTTGGCCGCGGTGTAGTCGACACGGGCACTGGCGCGTCCGCTCGCACGCCGCTCGCCGTGGGTGCGCAACGTGACCGGCACCTCGGCGGCGCTGGCGCGCCACCAGCTCCGGGTGGCCGGCATCGGGTCCCCCTCGGGGTCGGCCGTGAAGGACAGGTGGCGGGCGGGGTAGAGCCCGAAGGTCGCGGCCCACAGGTCGTGGGCCAGGGCATCGTCGGCGCTCTCGAACCACCGGGCCAGGCGCAGCAGGTCCCCGTAGCGGCTCTGCTGGCGGTCAGCCCCGGCAGCCAGCCGTCGCAGGTTCGTCAGAAGCGAGCGCATCGCGTCGGTGGCCAGCGCCCGGACGTTGTCGGCGTCCGAGCGTCGACCGGGGGAGCCGATGAACCACGTGTGCAGGCTGCGCCAGTCCTCGGGGTCGAGGCCGGTGGCACGCCGGGCAGCGGTCCCGTCGATGCCCATCAAGCGGGT
Above is a window of Janibacter cremeus DNA encoding:
- a CDS encoding TIGR02677 family protein; this translates as MSEDVLSPGERQTLGALRYAVNDEAVTYLAIMRLFTTGMSGFLSDQSAEEITARLADLGHDADRETVEQRLSYLVEHGNLARSPRETEARSVREYLTNRSRYQLTSRGELVHRQVEELLAHTDGAREVSSEMLPGILTGLEELVGLVDAGTEHADPRDVASRIATLFAQFEVLVTSTREFYAYLTQVLTRFDLVRDEFVMFKTALIDYLQRFVDEVARHMPQVSDRLLALEPDIPTLCGRANADTRLMGIDGTAARRATGLDPEDWRSLHTWFIGSPGRRSDADNVRALATDAMRSLLTNLRRLAAGADRQQSRYGDLLRLARWFESADDALAHDLWAATFGLYPARHLSFTADPEGDPMPATRSWWRASAAEVPVTLRTHGERRASGRASARVDYTAAKRARLAEREQERHRRLAAARELATISGPVRDARLGDDARRAFLDLYTSALARHGRPLGGDTTAHNTLRIDDLTLAIEVRHAPGSSVRLRSPGGTLTLQDLYIHLEATTESAGPEETAVTTEPQTTTRAATS
- a CDS encoding TIGR02678 family protein is translated as MADPLREADVRRAVRALLHTPMLHADRHPDELALVRRYQGELASLFADGLGYRLLVEPGLARLYKTGLEHDGTRGLTRRDGRPFTPRRYLMLSLVLAALTQSRRQVMVDELVASVRSSAVDADIDVDLDNIHERRALHAALMALVHLGVLSERDGDLEHWAERHTESLLDVHRDRLAVLVAAPLGACESPEDVLSVTSAPSAAGGARVAVRRRLTEQPVMSIDDLTEEQLGWWSRNREREREWFRRTTDLELELRAEGAVAVDPAGALTDVTFPGSGSAKHIALLLLAELVDHVRSERDTLDGTDRADTRQATAWVRLAESTARQLADRVLRAWRPGLRKDHRDNPDDAYAQALDVLVAVGLVRRAEGALLLHAAAARYAPRPEFISSRGPSGEGSLFEEDT